The following proteins are encoded in a genomic region of [Eubacterium] hominis:
- a CDS encoding DUF91 domain-containing protein yields MITLCYLYARNYYEVTREDKLGKGFVDYLFTPKKKGYPAIILELKYNKSAEEAIDQIKKKNYVERVKDFDEILFVGINYSTDADEHKHHDCIIEKYK; encoded by the coding sequence GTGATTACATTATGTTATCTATATGCAAGAAATTATTATGAAGTCACAAGAGAAGATAAGTTAGGTAAAGGTTTTGTAGATTATTTGTTTACGCCAAAGAAAAAAGGATATCCGGCAATCATCTTGGAACTGAAATATAATAAAAGCGCAGAAGAGGCAATTGATCAAATCAAAAAGAAAAACTATGTAGAACGAGTAAAAGATTTTGATGAAATACTGTTTGTTGGTATTAATTATTCTACAGATGCAGATGAGCATAAACATCATGATTGTATTATTGAAAAATATAAATAG
- a CDS encoding AAA family ATPase, translating into MYYLDTDIPVELFQRVLKKKIYVDKSMLIDKFNDVIGSEDCYYCITRPRRFGKTINAAMLSAYYTKGYDTHELFENLKIAKTASFEEHINKHHVIYIDFSSVPQNCNSYEQYITSIYEKVKSDLIDYYNIKVRKTDDSLSTLFYATKDNFIFIMDEWDSIFYKKFMTDENKKEYLEFLRGLLKSKTYVELAYMTGVLPIAKYSSGSELNMFDELNFMNDDEYDLYFGFHEDEVKELCNQMSSIGYEELKYWYDGYYTSEGKSLFNPRSVSLALQKGKCKNYWTETGPMNEIAEYIEHNVDEVREDIVKMVAGIPIEVELEGYAASQLQLDSRDEILSAMVVFGFLSYHDGFLRIPNHELMEKFQRVLKRESMGGVADIVNNSKNVLDATIALDGQKVAQYIEEAHDREIPFLQYNNENSLSCVITLCYLYARNYYEVTREDKSGKGFVDYLFTPKKKGYPAIILELKYNKSVEEAIDQIKKKNYVERVKDFDEILLVGINYSTDADEHKHHDCIIEKYK; encoded by the coding sequence ATGTATTATCTAGATACGGATATTCCTGTAGAATTATTTCAACGAGTATTAAAGAAAAAAATCTATGTGGATAAAAGTATGTTGATTGATAAATTTAATGATGTAATTGGTAGTGAAGATTGTTATTATTGTATTACTAGACCTAGAAGATTTGGAAAAACAATCAATGCAGCAATGCTTAGTGCGTATTATACAAAAGGATATGATACCCATGAGTTATTTGAAAATTTGAAAATAGCAAAAACGGCATCTTTTGAAGAACATATCAATAAACATCATGTGATTTATATTGATTTTAGTAGTGTTCCACAAAATTGTAATTCTTATGAACAATATATTACAAGTATATATGAAAAAGTGAAAAGCGATCTCATAGACTATTATAATATCAAAGTCAGAAAGACAGATGATTCGCTAAGTACACTGTTTTATGCAACGAAAGATAACTTCATTTTTATAATGGATGAATGGGATAGTATTTTTTATAAAAAATTTATGACAGATGAAAATAAAAAAGAGTATTTAGAATTTTTGAGAGGGTTATTAAAAAGTAAGACATATGTTGAATTAGCGTACATGACCGGCGTTTTACCAATCGCAAAGTATTCTAGCGGATCTGAATTGAATATGTTTGATGAATTAAATTTCATGAATGATGATGAATATGATTTATATTTTGGATTTCATGAAGATGAAGTAAAAGAATTATGTAATCAGATGAGTAGTATAGGATATGAAGAATTAAAATACTGGTATGATGGATATTATACCAGTGAAGGGAAAAGTTTGTTTAATCCTCGATCTGTGTCATTAGCGTTACAAAAAGGAAAATGCAAGAATTATTGGACAGAAACAGGACCAATGAATGAGATTGCAGAATATATAGAACATAATGTAGATGAGGTAAGAGAAGACATCGTGAAAATGGTGGCAGGTATTCCTATAGAAGTAGAATTAGAAGGGTATGCTGCATCTCAATTACAATTAGATAGTCGTGATGAGATATTATCAGCCATGGTGGTCTTTGGGTTCTTATCATATCATGATGGTTTCTTACGCATACCAAATCATGAATTGATGGAAAAATTTCAAAGAGTATTGAAAAGAGAAAGTATGGGTGGTGTTGCAGATATCGTCAATAATTCTAAAAATGTATTAGATGCGACAATTGCATTGGATGGACAAAAAGTAGCACAATATATCGAAGAAGCACATGATCGAGAAATACCATTCTTGCAATATAATAATGAAAACAGTCTATCATGTGTAATCACTTTATGTTATCTATATGCAAGAAATTATTATGAAGTTACAAGGGAAGATAAGTCAGGTAAAGGTTTTGTAGATTATCTTTTTACTCCGAAGAAAAAGGGATATCCAGCAATCATCTTGGAACTGAAATATAATAAAAGTGTAGAAGAAGCAATTGATCAAATCAAGAAGAAAAACTATGTGGAACGAGTAAAAGATTTTGATGAGATATTGTTGGTTGGTATTAATTATTCTACAGATGCAGATGAGCATAAGCATCATGATTGCATTATTGAAAAATATAAATAG
- a CDS encoding uracil permease: MKKIFEEKVEEMPLILDENEFHEEPASQMILDVNERPGNLQWLFLSFQHVFAMFGATILVPTLTGLPVSVALFASGIGTLIYTACTKGKVPVYLGSSFAYITAVQIAIEALGGNPSAAQTGLMLVGLIYVIVAIIVKFIGKDWIDKLLPPIVIGPMIAVIGLGLAGNAVKNAGFVEGGDPKAMIVALVTFMVAALISTKAKGFFKIIPFLIAILVGYILSVCFGLVDFTPVMEAKWFAWPEFILPFHLGNFKTYELYFGPETLAILPVAFVTIAEHIGDHTVLGKICGKNFLKDPGLDRTLMGDGIATAVSAFLGGPANTTYGENTGVIGMTKISSVYVTAGAACIAIILSMVQKISAFISTIPVCVLGGMSILLYGVIASNGLRVLVDNKIDFGKQRNLVIASAMLVIGLGGAILPIGSFMTLSGTALSALVGIILNLILPKSEA; this comes from the coding sequence ATGAAAAAAATATTTGAAGAAAAAGTAGAGGAAATGCCGCTTATTCTGGATGAGAATGAGTTTCATGAAGAACCTGCAAGTCAGATGATTCTTGATGTAAATGAACGTCCTGGCAACCTGCAATGGCTGTTTCTAAGTTTCCAGCACGTATTTGCGATGTTTGGCGCAACCATTCTGGTACCTACGTTAACCGGCCTTCCCGTTAGTGTTGCCTTATTTGCCAGTGGTATTGGTACACTAATTTATACGGCTTGTACGAAAGGCAAAGTTCCAGTATATCTGGGTTCATCTTTTGCGTATATTACTGCTGTACAAATTGCGATTGAAGCATTGGGTGGTAATCCAAGTGCTGCACAGACTGGATTGATGCTGGTTGGTCTGATTTATGTCATTGTTGCGATTATTGTGAAGTTTATTGGTAAGGATTGGATTGATAAATTACTACCACCAATCGTTATTGGTCCAATGATTGCGGTAATTGGATTAGGCTTGGCAGGAAATGCTGTTAAAAATGCCGGCTTTGTGGAAGGTGGCGATCCTAAAGCGATGATTGTTGCACTTGTAACCTTTATGGTTGCGGCACTTATTTCCACAAAAGCAAAAGGCTTCTTTAAAATCATTCCTTTCTTAATTGCGATTTTAGTTGGTTATATCTTATCTGTATGTTTTGGCTTAGTTGATTTTACACCAGTGATGGAAGCGAAATGGTTCGCATGGCCTGAATTTATACTACCATTTCATTTGGGTAACTTTAAAACTTATGAACTGTATTTTGGGCCTGAAACACTTGCAATCTTGCCGGTTGCCTTTGTGACCATCGCAGAACATATTGGAGATCATACGGTATTAGGTAAAATATGCGGTAAGAATTTCTTAAAAGATCCAGGATTAGATCGTACATTGATGGGTGATGGTATTGCCACTGCCGTATCTGCATTCTTGGGTGGTCCTGCCAATACGACATATGGTGAGAATACCGGAGTCATCGGTATGACAAAAATCAGTAGTGTCTATGTTACCGCCGGTGCTGCATGTATTGCGATCATCTTATCTATGGTACAAAAGATTTCAGCCTTTATATCTACCATTCCTGTATGTGTACTGGGTGGTATGAGTATTCTGCTTTATGGTGTGATTGCCAGCAATGGTTTACGTGTATTAGTAGATAATAAAATTGATTTTGGTAAACAGCGCAATTTGGTCATTGCCAGTGCGATGTTGGTGATTGGACTTGGTGGTGCCATTCTTCCAATTGGAAGCTTCATGACTTTATCTGGTACTGCATTGAGTGCTTTGGTTGGGATTATCTTAAATCTTATCCTTCCAAAAAGTGAAGCATAA
- a CDS encoding radical SAM protein, with amino-acid sequence MRFKKIYIEITNTCNLACSFCIQNQRKPKIMTIEEFTYVIDQIKPYTKYIYLHVMGEPLSHPDLKQFLSICEKSNIMVNMTTNGTLLKQKADILLSSKIRQINISLHSFPQHMQEAYIENAVMVGKQLAQKGCFVSYRLWCMRHGMLDDATKAIVKKLETLYQCEIKEIEKGSVRLSDYTFLHFDEVFEWPDRNHPYVGDEGYCLGMKQMCGILSNGDVVPCCLDSKADICLGNIFETPMKEILSSKRVIDMVQAFAKQEVKEELCQRCSYRLRFSKDAKHM; translated from the coding sequence ATGCGATTTAAGAAAATATATATAGAAATCACAAATACTTGCAACTTAGCCTGCAGTTTTTGTATACAGAATCAAAGAAAACCTAAAATAATGACGATCGAAGAATTTACATATGTGATTGATCAAATCAAGCCATATACCAAATATATATATCTACACGTGATGGGAGAACCTTTATCACATCCAGATTTAAAACAATTCCTTTCCATATGTGAGAAGTCCAATATCATGGTAAACATGACAACCAATGGCACCTTGTTGAAACAAAAGGCGGATATTTTATTATCCTCCAAGATACGTCAAATCAATATATCCCTCCATAGTTTTCCACAGCACATGCAGGAAGCATACATAGAAAATGCCGTTATGGTGGGAAAACAGCTTGCTCAAAAGGGATGTTTTGTAAGTTATCGTCTATGGTGTATGAGGCATGGTATGTTAGATGATGCCACAAAAGCGATTGTGAAAAAACTGGAAACTTTATACCAATGTGAGATAAAAGAGATTGAAAAAGGATCTGTTCGTTTATCGGATTACACCTTTTTACATTTTGATGAAGTATTTGAATGGCCAGATAGGAACCATCCTTATGTAGGCGATGAGGGATATTGTCTTGGCATGAAACAAATGTGTGGAATCTTATCAAATGGAGATGTCGTTCCTTGCTGTTTAGACAGTAAAGCGGATATTTGTTTAGGCAATATCTTTGAAACACCAATGAAAGAAATTCTTTCCTCAAAACGTGTCATAGATATGGTACAGGCATTCGCAAAGCAAGAAGTTAAAGAGGAATTATGTCAAAGATGTAGTTATCGATTACGGTTTTCTAAGGATGCAAAACATATGTGA
- a CDS encoding AAA family ATPase, whose translation MYYLDVDTPIINFQEYRNSLYVDKTLMIDEIQKRIRTLNKYVCVTRPRRFGKTMNANMLAAYFTKGYDTHELFKDLKIAQTESFEKHINQHHVVYIDFSRMPDYCNSYHTYIDSIMKTIKEDLMNIYPKLSEKSYDYLYQMFLDTNDSFIFIMDEWNSIFYKDFMQEKDKKAYLEFLKGLLKDQPYVELAYMTGVLPIAKYSGGSELNMFKEYNFMNDRIYEDYFGFDEEEIIELTKKYTKPSFETLKKWYDGYYKSDGSSLFNPRSVSSALIDGICLNYWTETRPMNEIAEYIEHNVDAVREDIVKMVAGIPIEVELEGYGAEQLRLDSRDEILSAMVVFGFLSYHDGFLRIPNHELMEKFQRVLKRKSMGGVADIVNNSKNVLDATIAMDGEKVAQYIEEAHDREIPFLQYNNDADRCTE comes from the coding sequence ATGTATTATTTGGATGTTGATACACCGATCATTAATTTTCAAGAATATCGAAATAGTTTATATGTTGATAAAACGTTGATGATCGATGAAATTCAAAAAAGAATCAGAACATTAAATAAATATGTTTGTGTGACTAGACCTAGGCGATTTGGGAAAACGATGAATGCGAATATGCTGGCTGCGTATTTCACAAAAGGGTATGATACACATGAGCTATTTAAAGATTTGAAAATTGCCCAAACGGAATCTTTTGAAAAACATATTAATCAACATCATGTGGTCTATATTGATTTTAGTAGAATGCCAGATTATTGTAATTCATATCATACTTATATTGATAGCATTATGAAAACAATTAAAGAGGATTTGATGAACATATATCCAAAACTTTCAGAAAAAAGCTATGATTATTTATATCAAATGTTTTTAGACACAAATGATTCTTTTATTTTTATTATGGATGAGTGGAACAGTATCTTTTATAAAGATTTTATGCAAGAAAAGGATAAAAAAGCTTATCTAGAATTTTTGAAAGGATTATTAAAAGATCAACCTTACGTAGAATTGGCGTATATGACAGGAGTGTTACCAATCGCAAAATACTCTGGCGGATCTGAGTTGAATATGTTTAAAGAATATAATTTTATGAACGATAGGATTTATGAAGATTATTTTGGGTTTGATGAAGAGGAAATTATTGAATTAACTAAGAAATACACGAAGCCTTCATTTGAAACATTAAAAAAATGGTATGATGGATATTACAAATCAGATGGTTCAAGTTTATTTAATCCACGATCTGTTTCATCAGCATTAATAGATGGCATCTGTCTTAACTATTGGACCGAAACAAGGCCAATGAATGAAATAGCTGAATATATAGAACATAATGTAGATGCAGTAAGAGAAGACATTGTGAAAATGGTGGCAGGTATTCCTATAGAAGTAGAATTGGAAGGATATGGCGCAGAACAGTTACGCTTAGACAGTCGGGATGAGATATTATCCGCCATGGTGGTCTTTGGGTTCTTGTCCTATCATGATGGTTTCTTGAGAATACCAAATCATGAATTAATGGAAAAATTTCAAAGAGTGTTAAAAAGAAAGAGTATGGGTGGTGTCGCAGATATCGTTAATAATTCAAAAAATGTATTAGATGCGACAATCGCGATGGATGGAGAAAAAGTTGCACAATATATCGAAGAAGCGCATGATCGAGAAATACCATTCTTACAATATAATAACGACGCCGACAGGTGCACAGAGTGA
- a CDS encoding AAA family ATPase translates to MYYLDTDIPVELFQRVLKKKIYVDKSMLIDKFNDFIGSEDCYFCITRPRRFGKTINANMLGAYYTQGYDTRELFKDLRIAQTVSYEEHINKHHVIYIDFSRLPDPCNSYEEYISWIKYCLQDDLKKGYGIEKVPGEPIQNLFEKTNEKFIFIMDEWDSIFYKDFMQEKDKKAYLEFLKGLFKTQPYVELAYMTGVLPIAKYSTGSELNMFREYNFMNDTIYEDYFGFDEKEVKELTQQYPKPSFEVLKKWYDGYYKSDGTSLFNPRSVSLALQKGKCKNYWTETGPMNEIAEYIEHNVDEVREDIVKMVAGIPVEVELEGYAASQLQLDSRDEILSAMVVFGFLSYHDGFLRIPNHELMEKFQRVLKRKSMGGVADIVNNSKNVLDATIALDEQKVAQYIEEAHDREIPFLQYNNENSLSCVITLCYLYARNSYEVTREDKSGKGFVDYLFTPKKKGYPAIILELKYNKSVEEAIDQIKKKNYVERVKDFDEILFVGINYSTDADEHKHHDCIIEKYK, encoded by the coding sequence ATGTATTATCTAGATACGGATATTCCTGTAGAATTATTTCAACGAGTATTAAAGAAAAAAATCTATGTGGATAAAAGTATGTTGATTGATAAATTTAATGATTTCATTGGTAGTGAAGATTGTTATTTTTGTATTACACGTCCAAGGAGATTTGGGAAAACAATTAATGCAAATATGCTTGGGGCTTATTATACGCAAGGGTATGATACACGAGAATTATTTAAAGATTTGAGAATAGCACAAACAGTGTCTTATGAAGAACATATCAATAAACATCATGTTATTTATATAGATTTTAGTAGGTTGCCTGATCCATGTAATTCATATGAAGAATATATAAGCTGGATTAAATACTGCTTGCAAGATGATTTGAAAAAAGGTTATGGAATTGAAAAAGTTCCTGGAGAACCTATCCAAAATCTATTTGAAAAAACAAATGAGAAATTTATCTTTATAATGGATGAATGGGACAGTATTTTTTACAAAGATTTTATGCAAGAAAAGGATAAAAAAGCATATTTAGAATTTTTAAAAGGATTATTTAAAACTCAGCCATATGTAGAATTAGCATATATGACAGGTGTATTACCGATTGCAAAATATTCTACCGGTTCTGAATTGAATATGTTTAGAGAATATAATTTCATGAATGACACTATTTATGAAGATTATTTTGGTTTTGATGAAAAAGAAGTGAAAGAATTAACACAACAATATCCAAAACCATCGTTTGAAGTATTAAAAAAATGGTATGATGGTTACTATAAATCTGATGGTACTAGCTTATTTAATCCACGTTCTGTTTCATTAGCGTTACAAAAAGGAAAATGCAAAAATTATTGGACAGAAACAGGGCCAATGAATGAAATTGCAGAATATATAGAGCATAATGTAGATGAGGTAAGAGAAGACATCGTGAAAATGGTGGCAGGTATCCCTGTAGAAGTAGAATTGGAAGGGTATGCTGCATCTCAATTACAATTAGATAGTCGTGATGAGATATTATCAGCCATGGTGGTCTTTGGGTTCTTATCATATCATGATGGTTTCTTAAGGATACCAAATCATGAGCTGATGGAAAAATTTCAAAGAGTATTAAAACGAAAAAGCATGGGTGGTGTCGCAGATATCGTCAATAATTCTAAAAATGTATTAGATGCGACAATTGCATTGGATGAACAAAAAGTAGCGCAATATATTGAAGAAGCGCACGATCGAGAAATACCATTCTTGCAATATAATAATGAAAACAGTCTATCATGTGTAATCACTTTATGTTATCTATATGCGAGAAATAGTTATGAAGTCACAAGAGAAGATAAGTCAGGTAAAGGTTTTGTAGATTATCTTTTCACTCCGAAGAAAAAGGGATATCCAGCAATCATCTTGGAACTGAAATATAATAAAAGTGTAGAAGAAGCAATTGATCAAATCAAGAAGAAAAACTATGTGGAACGAGTAAAAGATTTTGATGAGATATTGTTTGTTGGTATCAATTATTCTACAGATGCAGATGAGCATAAGCATCATGATTGTATTATCGAAAAATATAAATAG
- a CDS encoding YjdF family protein yields the protein MDKTGIVLRVFFEDPFWIIWVEVYVDDRQMISRNVIPKEFNDQEVYHWIIQHYDHLRFCSTDNVVEKSIHKNPKRSIREIAKQMKQPCVSTKSQNAYKKAMQTFLIQQKKEHHQDVSSQKVERFEKKQQKKKRKHRGR from the coding sequence ATGGACAAAACAGGAATTGTGTTGCGTGTTTTCTTTGAAGATCCTTTCTGGATCATTTGGGTAGAGGTATATGTGGATGATCGACAGATGATTTCACGTAATGTTATACCAAAAGAATTTAATGATCAGGAGGTATATCATTGGATCATTCAACACTATGACCATTTACGTTTTTGTTCGACAGACAATGTGGTGGAGAAATCCATACACAAAAATCCCAAACGTTCAATTCGAGAGATAGCAAAACAGATGAAACAGCCTTGCGTATCCACCAAATCACAGAATGCTTACAAAAAGGCCATGCAAACATTTCTGATACAACAGAAAAAGGAGCATCATCAGGATGTATCATCTCAAAAAGTAGAACGATTTGAGAAAAAACAGCAGAAAAAGAAAAGAAAGCATCGGGGCAGATAA